In one Anaerolineales bacterium genomic region, the following are encoded:
- a CDS encoding dTMP kinase: protein MFITLEGPEGSGKTSQIPLLADYLHQNGQDVLTTREPGGTSISEQIRTVLHNLENKEMNPRTEILLFQASRAQLVEQVIRPHLINGGVVLSDRYADSTLAYQGYGHQIDIESLRVLVTFATGGLKPDLTILLDLDVEIGLRRKELKGEWNRLDAYDLNFHQRVRQGYLQLVKAEPERWEVIDASLSPRQVQDELRRVITQRLHVSPSSRAAS from the coding sequence ATGTTTATTACCCTGGAAGGACCCGAAGGAAGCGGAAAGACTTCGCAAATCCCCCTGTTAGCTGATTATTTACACCAAAATGGGCAGGATGTGTTGACCACCCGTGAGCCAGGCGGGACCTCAATTAGCGAACAAATCCGCACTGTCTTACACAACCTGGAAAACAAGGAAATGAACCCGCGCACCGAGATCCTGCTTTTTCAGGCTTCACGTGCCCAGCTGGTTGAACAGGTGATCCGGCCACACCTGATCAACGGTGGGGTGGTGTTGAGCGACCGCTATGCCGATTCGACCCTGGCTTACCAGGGATACGGGCACCAGATCGATATCGAATCGCTGCGGGTTCTGGTAACCTTTGCCACCGGTGGGTTGAAGCCTGACCTGACCATTTTGCTCGATTTGGATGTCGAAATTGGCTTGCGGCGTAAAGAGCTGAAGGGCGAGTGGAACCGCCTGGATGCCTATGATCTGAATTTTCACCAGCGTGTGCGCCAGGGATATCTTCAGCTGGTGAAAGCTGAGCCTGAGCGCTGGGAAGTCATTGATGCTTCATTGTCCCCCCGGCAGGTGCAGGATGAACTACGCCGGGTGATTACCCAAAGGCTGCATGTCAGTCCGTCGAGCAGAGCTGCATCCTAG
- a CDS encoding pyridoxal 5'-phosphate synthase glutaminase subunit PdxT — translation MRIGILALQGDFAEHSSVLRRLGMEAEQVRLPSQLDGLDRLIIPGGESTTFAKLAVSYGMMEPLRQFGEARPVWGTCAGAIFLSKDAHRNQPLLQLMDITVERNAFGRQVNSFEVDLDVPALLKVDPLERPFHAVFIRAPLIESVQADACILSKLDDGRIVAAQQGHLLATAFHPELTNDDRFHRYFLQMAA, via the coding sequence ATGCGGATCGGTATCCTGGCATTGCAAGGGGATTTTGCTGAGCACTCCAGTGTGCTCAGGCGCCTAGGTATGGAAGCTGAGCAAGTGCGCCTGCCTAGCCAGCTGGACGGGTTGGATAGGTTGATCATCCCCGGTGGTGAATCGACCACATTCGCCAAATTGGCGGTGAGCTACGGCATGATGGAACCTTTGCGTCAATTTGGCGAGGCAAGGCCCGTCTGGGGTACCTGCGCAGGGGCAATATTCCTATCCAAGGATGCCCATCGCAACCAGCCCCTGCTCCAATTGATGGATATCACCGTGGAGCGCAACGCCTTCGGCAGGCAGGTGAACAGCTTTGAGGTAGATTTGGACGTTCCTGCCTTGTTAAAGGTTGACCCGCTAGAAAGGCCTTTCCATGCCGTTTTCATCCGGGCTCCACTGATCGAATCTGTTCAAGCTGATGCCTGCATCCTGTCAAAACTTGACGATGGAAGGATTGTGGCTGCCCAGCAGGGCCACCTGCTGGCTACTGCCTTCCATCCTGAGCTGACCAATGATGACCGGTTTCACCGTTATTTCTTACAGATGGCAGCATGA
- a CDS encoding AAA family ATPase translates to MTRNKITDNLDVLLNVLPPGLAKQLTKINRSDDLLEVILDLGRVPTARYIDQEEILSQIEVTHADIDYVVERISAFDTDNRAGMERTLHRIASIRNRRGDIVGLTCRVGRAVYGTTDIIQDLIESGKSLLLLGRPGIGKTTMLRESARLLGEKKRVVIVDTSNEIGGDGDVPHPAVGRARRMQVSTPALQHEVMIEAVENHNPEVIVIDEIGRELEAAAARTIAERGVQLIGTAHGNTLENLLLNPTLSDLVGGIESVTLSDEEARRRGTQKTVLERRSPPTFDVLIEIQTRDRLAVHLDVGDSVDALLRGYPIPPELRYRDESGEIHVEHSTPPAKRPIGAQGFTRQPMEFGKERGLPAAENRGHNNEAPEQRSEAAGSQALSTLQPVRIYPYGVARNRLIQAAKYLGVPAVVVNELPEAQVLVTLRSYYRNRQHPVIDAENRGMPIYVLRANTVNQMQHFLSDLFNLSSSPTEERGLDPAMQSAQAAIDAVLNGERYVELPPATAYIRRLQHQMAREANLTSHSYGKEPYRRVRIYRD, encoded by the coding sequence ATGACTCGAAATAAAATTACAGATAACCTGGATGTTTTGTTGAACGTTTTACCCCCTGGGCTGGCAAAACAGCTGACGAAAATCAACCGCTCAGACGATTTGCTAGAAGTGATCCTTGACCTAGGGAGGGTACCTACGGCCCGCTATATCGACCAGGAGGAAATTCTCAGCCAGATCGAGGTGACTCACGCGGATATTGATTACGTAGTGGAACGCATCAGCGCCTTTGATACGGATAACAGGGCCGGCATGGAGCGTACGCTGCACCGTATTGCCTCCATCCGCAACCGGCGTGGCGACATTGTTGGCTTAACCTGCCGGGTTGGCAGGGCTGTCTACGGCACAACGGATATCATCCAGGATTTGATCGAAAGTGGGAAGAGCTTGTTGTTGCTTGGCCGCCCTGGGATTGGTAAAACCACCATGCTGCGCGAATCGGCCCGCCTGTTGGGTGAGAAAAAACGCGTGGTGATCGTCGATACATCCAATGAAATTGGCGGAGATGGTGACGTCCCACACCCGGCGGTTGGCAGGGCACGGCGCATGCAAGTTTCCACACCGGCTTTACAGCATGAGGTGATGATCGAGGCTGTGGAAAATCACAATCCTGAAGTGATTGTGATTGATGAGATCGGGCGCGAATTAGAAGCAGCCGCAGCCCGTACCATCGCCGAGCGCGGTGTCCAGCTGATTGGGACCGCGCATGGAAACACGCTGGAAAACCTGCTGCTCAACCCTACCCTGTCCGACCTGGTGGGTGGAATCGAATCGGTCACCCTGTCTGACGAAGAGGCTCGCCGGCGGGGCACCCAAAAGACCGTGCTGGAGCGGCGCTCCCCACCTACCTTTGATGTGCTGATCGAGATCCAGACGCGTGATCGCCTGGCTGTGCACCTGGACGTCGGTGATTCGGTGGATGCCTTGCTGCGCGGTTACCCCATTCCTCCCGAGCTTCGCTATCGGGATGAGAGTGGTGAGATCCACGTGGAACATTCCACGCCGCCTGCCAAACGCCCAATCGGTGCCCAAGGCTTTACCCGCCAGCCGATGGAGTTCGGTAAGGAGCGAGGGCTGCCAGCTGCCGAAAACCGGGGGCACAATAATGAGGCACCTGAGCAGCGCAGCGAAGCCGCAGGCAGCCAAGCGTTATCAACCCTGCAACCGGTACGCATCTATCCTTATGGGGTAGCGCGCAATCGCCTGATCCAGGCTGCCAAGTATTTAGGCGTCCCCGCGGTGGTAGTGAACGAGTTACCGGAAGCCCAGGTGCTGGTCACCCTGCGTTCCTATTATCGCAACCGCCAGCACCCGGTGATCGATGCTGAGAATCGGGGCATGCCCATCTACGTGCTGAGGGCCAATACGGTCAACCAGATGCAGCATTTCCTGAGTGACTTATTCAACCTGTCCTCTTCTCCGACCGAGGAACGCGGGCTTGACCCGGCCATGCAAAGCGCCCAGGCAGCGATTGATGCAGTTTTGAACGGTGAACGCTACGTGGAGCTGCCGCCAGCCACGGCCTACATTCGGCGCTTGCAGCACCAGATGGCCCGTGAGGCGAACCTTACCTCGCACTCCTACGGCAAGGAACCATATCGACGGGTAAGGATCTATCGGGATTGA